One window from the genome of Trabulsiella odontotermitis encodes:
- a CDS encoding efflux RND transporter permease subunit, whose protein sequence is MSKFFIQRPVFAWVLAIILMIAGGLAIVQLPIAQYPTIAPPAVSVTATYPGADAQTVQDTVTQVIEQNMNGVDNLMYMSSTSDSAGNVTLTLTFGSGTDPDIAQVQVQNKLQLAMPLLPQEVQQQGIGVEKSSSSFLLVAGFVSGNKNLSQEDISDYVASNVKDAISRTSGVGNVQMFGAQYAMRIWLDPNALNKYQLTPVDVINQLKTQNDQIAAGQLGGTPAVPGQQLNASIIAQTRLKDVDEFGRVTLKVNQDGSVVRLKDVARITLGGENYNMVTKINGQTATGIGIKLATGANALDTAKAVKGKLAELQNFFPQGLKVVYPYDTTPFVTISIHEVVKTLLEAIVLVFLVMYLFLQNFRATLIPTIAVPVVLLGTFAVLAACGYSINTLTMFGMVLAIGLLVDDAIVVVENVERVMMEDRLPPKAATEKSMSQIQGALVGIAMVLSAVFIPMAFFGGSTGAIYRQFSITIVSAMALSVLVALILTPALCATLLKPVDPDHHEQKRGFFGWFNNTFDRSVEHYTNSISGILRSTGRYLVIYVLIVAGMTVLFLRLPTSFLPDEDQGVFMTMVQLPAGATQARTQQVLDHIQQYYLTEEKANVESVFTVNGFSFSGQGQNSGIAFISLKPWEERSGSENGVEAIVERARHAFSQIRDAMVFPFNLPAIMELGTAKGFDFELIDQADLGHNALTQARNQLLGMARAHPDILTNVRPNGLEDTPQFKLDVDQEKAQALGVSISDINQTISSLLGGTYVNDFVDRGRVKKVYVQADAPYRMLPTDINNLFVHSANGEMVPFSAFATSHWAYGSPRLERYNGMPSMEIFGEAVAGKSTGEAMILMEQLASKLPSGVGYDWTGMSYQERLSGNQAPALYAISLIVVFLCLAALYESWSVPFSVMLVVPLGVIGALLAASLRGLNNDVYFQVGLLTTIGLSAKNAILIVEFAKDLMEKEHKGVIEATLEASRMRLRPILMTSLAFVLGVLPLVISHGAGSGAQNAVGTGVMGGMLSATLLAIFFVPVFFVVVRRRFSQHKE, encoded by the coding sequence ATGTCTAAGTTTTTTATTCAACGCCCGGTTTTCGCTTGGGTGCTGGCCATTATTTTGATGATTGCCGGTGGTCTGGCGATTGTGCAACTTCCCATCGCCCAGTATCCAACCATTGCGCCACCTGCGGTCTCGGTGACCGCCACCTATCCTGGCGCTGACGCGCAAACGGTGCAGGATACCGTCACGCAGGTTATCGAACAGAACATGAACGGCGTCGATAATCTGATGTATATGTCTTCCACCAGCGATTCTGCGGGCAACGTTACCCTTACGCTGACGTTCGGTTCCGGTACCGACCCAGACATTGCACAAGTGCAGGTGCAGAACAAACTCCAACTGGCGATGCCCCTGCTGCCGCAGGAAGTGCAACAGCAAGGCATTGGCGTAGAAAAATCCAGCAGCAGTTTTCTGCTGGTCGCCGGTTTTGTGTCGGGCAATAAAAACCTTTCCCAGGAGGATATCTCCGACTACGTGGCGTCGAATGTGAAGGACGCGATTAGCCGCACCAGTGGCGTGGGCAACGTGCAAATGTTTGGCGCCCAGTACGCGATGCGGATCTGGCTCGATCCAAATGCACTCAATAAGTATCAGTTGACGCCGGTTGATGTTATTAACCAGCTCAAGACGCAGAACGACCAGATAGCGGCGGGTCAACTCGGCGGCACGCCTGCCGTCCCGGGGCAGCAGTTGAACGCATCGATCATCGCCCAGACCCGACTGAAAGATGTGGATGAATTTGGCCGTGTCACGCTGAAGGTGAATCAGGATGGCTCCGTGGTACGTCTCAAGGACGTGGCCCGCATTACTCTCGGCGGCGAAAACTACAATATGGTGACCAAAATTAATGGTCAAACCGCAACGGGTATTGGGATCAAGCTGGCGACCGGCGCCAATGCACTGGATACGGCAAAAGCCGTGAAGGGAAAACTGGCTGAACTGCAGAACTTCTTTCCGCAAGGGCTGAAGGTCGTTTATCCGTACGACACCACGCCGTTTGTCACCATCTCAATTCACGAGGTGGTGAAAACGCTGCTCGAAGCCATCGTGCTGGTTTTTCTGGTGATGTATCTGTTTCTGCAGAATTTTCGCGCCACGCTGATCCCGACCATTGCCGTACCGGTAGTTCTGCTGGGAACCTTCGCCGTGCTGGCAGCATGTGGTTACTCCATCAACACCCTCACCATGTTTGGCATGGTGCTGGCTATTGGCCTGCTGGTTGATGACGCCATCGTGGTGGTGGAAAACGTCGAACGCGTGATGATGGAAGACCGGTTGCCACCGAAGGCGGCGACGGAGAAATCTATGTCGCAGATCCAGGGCGCGCTGGTCGGTATTGCAATGGTACTGTCGGCGGTATTTATTCCGATGGCCTTTTTCGGCGGTTCAACGGGCGCCATTTACCGCCAGTTCTCAATCACCATTGTTTCTGCCATGGCGCTTTCGGTGCTGGTCGCGTTAATTCTTACCCCGGCGCTGTGCGCCACCCTGCTGAAACCGGTCGATCCCGATCATCATGAACAGAAGCGAGGATTTTTCGGCTGGTTTAACAACACGTTTGATCGCAGCGTTGAGCACTATACCAACAGCATCAGCGGGATCCTGCGCAGCACGGGCCGCTATCTGGTGATTTACGTGTTGATTGTCGCAGGCATGACGGTGCTGTTTTTACGCCTGCCAACCTCGTTCCTGCCGGACGAAGATCAGGGTGTCTTTATGACCATGGTACAGCTCCCGGCGGGCGCCACGCAGGCTCGTACGCAACAGGTGCTGGATCACATCCAGCAGTATTACCTGACGGAAGAGAAAGCGAATGTCGAATCGGTATTTACCGTCAACGGCTTTAGCTTTAGCGGCCAGGGGCAAAACTCAGGGATTGCGTTTATCAGCCTGAAGCCCTGGGAAGAACGATCCGGCAGCGAGAATGGCGTCGAGGCTATTGTCGAACGCGCTCGCCATGCTTTCAGCCAGATCCGCGATGCCATGGTCTTCCCCTTTAACTTGCCCGCCATTATGGAACTTGGTACGGCGAAAGGTTTCGATTTTGAACTGATTGATCAGGCGGATCTCGGTCACAACGCGCTAACCCAGGCACGCAATCAATTGTTGGGGATGGCGAGAGCGCATCCGGATATCCTGACCAACGTTCGCCCGAACGGACTGGAGGATACGCCGCAATTTAAGCTGGATGTCGATCAGGAAAAGGCACAGGCGCTGGGCGTGTCGATTTCTGACATCAACCAGACCATCTCCTCATTGCTCGGCGGCACTTATGTGAATGACTTTGTCGATCGCGGACGCGTAAAGAAAGTTTACGTGCAGGCCGATGCGCCATACCGCATGCTACCCACAGACATCAACAATTTGTTTGTGCACAGTGCTAACGGTGAAATGGTCCCTTTCTCCGCCTTTGCGACATCACACTGGGCTTACGGCTCGCCGCGTCTGGAACGCTACAACGGGATGCCGTCGATGGAAATCTTCGGTGAAGCAGTGGCTGGGAAAAGTACCGGCGAGGCGATGATTTTAATGGAGCAACTGGCCAGCAAACTGCCTTCCGGCGTTGGCTATGACTGGACTGGCATGTCTTATCAGGAAAGGCTTTCGGGGAATCAGGCTCCGGCGTTGTACGCCATTTCGCTGATTGTGGTGTTCTTGTGTCTCGCAGCACTTTATGAAAGCTGGTCCGTGCCGTTTTCCGTGATGCTGGTGGTGCCGCTCGGGGTTATCGGCGCACTGCTGGCCGCCTCGCTGCGCGGGTTGAACAATGATGTTTATTTTCAGGTAGGGTTGCTCACCACCATTGGTCTGTCGGCAAAAAACGCGATTCTGATCGTCGAATTCGCTAAAGATTTAATGGAAAAAGAGCACAAAGGGGTTATCGAAGCGACGCTGGAGGCTTCGCGGATGCGTCTGCGACCGATTCTGATGACTTCACTGGCTTTCGTCCTTGGCGTGTTGCCGCTGGTGATAAGCCATGGTGCAGGGAGCGGCGCGCAGAATGCAGTAGGGACAGGTGTCATGGGCGGGATGTTATCCGCCACGCTGCTGGCGATTTTCTTTGTTCCGGTCTTCTTTGTGGTAGTCAGACGGCGATTCAGCCAGCATAAAGAATAA